From a region of the Lactuca sativa cultivar Salinas chromosome 4, Lsat_Salinas_v11, whole genome shotgun sequence genome:
- the LOC111889216 gene encoding ABC transporter G family member 35 translates to MEEEGKSNLARNISRSISVAAGSWRIEDAFSGGAGGSHDGRSSRHSMEDEEALRWAALEKLPTYTRLRTTIFKSYIPPGQQETHSADHQMLVDVRELDPTARQSFIDKIFVVPEEDNERFLRKFRDRVDKVGISLPTVEVRFQNLSIEADCHVGDRALPTLINAARNIVESLLATVGISFSQKAKLRILKDVSGVIKPKRMALLLGPPSSGKTSLLLALAGRLDHNLEVDGEITYNGYKLNEFEPRRTSAYISQTDVHVGEMTVKETLDFSARCQGVGSRLEMLAELARREKEEGVTPEAEVDFFMKATAIEGDVSSLITYYTLRILGLDICRDTFVGDQMRRGISGGQKKRVTTGEMLVGPAKTLFMDEISTGLDSSTTFQIVKCLQQVVHLTDSTIFMSLLQPAPETYDLFDDIILLSEGQIVYQGPRDNILEFFEACGFVCPERKGTADFLQEVTSKKDQEQYWADKNRPYRYISVTEFSKRFKHFHVGEKLKNELSVPYDKSKSHQAALVFKKYLVPKMELLKASWDKEWLLMKRNAFIYVFKSIQIVFIGFITMTLYFRTTMHQRDEQDGRIYVGALLNSLLINMFNGLADLSLVIMRLPVVYKQRDLMFHPSWAFTLPSFLLRIPISVLESIVWCGIYYYGVDLAPDASRFFKHLLLVFLIQNVASGLFRLIAGVCKTMNIANTGGSVVLLMIFLLGGFILPKTSIPNWWEWAYWISPLSYGFKSFAINEFLGSRWTSKMSSDNSTNLGYAVLENLDIPTKESSYWIGAAALLGFTFLFNFLFTIALAYLDAPGKPQAIISKEEAAAMNLEDQDTNEQSTSHHANGNKVASDVTSVAKKGMVLQFTPYAMSFDKMSYFVDMPYEMREQGVTENRLQLLSQVTGAFRPGVLTALMGVSGAGKTTLMDVLAGRKTSGYIEGDIRISGFPKNQETFARISGYCEQTDIHSPTITVHESLIYSAFLRLPKEVSKEDKMTFVGEVMELVELDNIKDAIVGLPGVSGLSTEQRKRLTIAVELVANPSIIFMDEPTSGLDARAAAIVMRAVRNTVDTGRTVVCTIHQPSIDIFESFDELLLLKRGGKVIYAGPLGRHSQSIIDYFEEVPGVPKIPEKYNPATWMLEVSSGAAETRLNIDFAEHYSGSSLHQRNKEMVKELSVPPPGAVDLHFETQYSQSMWGQFTSCLWKMWWSYWRNPDYNLVRFFFTLLCALMVGTVFWKIGNKKSSSNDLSTTIGAMYAAIFFVGINNSQTVQPVVATERTVFYRERAAGMYSSLPYAMAQVFVEIPYVFIQTTYYTCIVYTMVSFEWTAPKFFWLFFINFFSFLYFTYYGMMTVSITPNEQIAAIFAAGFYLLFNIFSGFYIPQPKIPGWWVWYYWICPMAWTVYGCIVSQYHDVDSTITVPGMATDPTLTSYLNDYYGFEMDFMGPVAAVLIGFCVFFAFLYATFLRTMNFQMR, encoded by the exons ATGGAGGAAGAGGGGAAGTCAAATTTAGCAAGAAACATAAGTAGGAGTATCAGCGTTGCTGCAGGGAGTTGGCGGATTGAAGATGCATTTTCCGGCGGTGCAGGTGGTAGTCATGACGGCCGGAGCAGTCGTCATTCCATGGAAGATGAAGAGGCATTGCGGTGGGCTGCATTGGAGAAACTACCAACTTACACTCGATTACGAACCACCATTTTCAAATCATATATTCCACCGGGTCAACAGGAAACACATTCAGCTGATCATCAGATGCTGGTGGATGTACGTGAGCTTGACCCAACTGCTCGACAGAGTTTCATtgataagatttttgtggttccTGAAGAAGATAACGAAAGGTTCTTAAGGAAGTTTAGAGATCGCGTTGACAA GGTTGGAATTTCGCTTCCAACAGTTGAagtgcgttttcaaaatttgagtATAGAAGCTGATTGTCATGTGGGAGATAGAGCACTTCCAACGCTCATAAATGCGGCTAGAAATATTGTTGAATCTCTTCTCGCTACTGTTGGGATTAGTTTCTCTCAGAAAGCTAAATTACGTATTCTTAAAGATGTGTCCGGAGTTATCAAACCAAAAAG GATGGCACTTCTGTTAGGTCCTCCATCTTCTGGTAAGACATCCCTTTTGTTGGCACTAGCAGGAAGGTTGGATCACAACTTAGAAGTTGATGGAGAGATAACTTACAACGGTTATAAGCTTAATGAATTTGAACCACGAAGGACATCAGCCTACATTAGCCAGACCGATGTTCATGTTGGAGAAATGACTGTGAAAGAAACTTTAGATTTCTCAGCAAGATGTCAAGGAGTTGGATCTCGTTTAG AAATGCTAGCGGAGCTTGCAAGAAGAGAAAAGGAAGAAGGTGTCACCCCCGAAGCTGAAGTTGACTTTTTCATGAAAGCAACTGCAATTGAAGGAGATGTGAGCAGTTTGATTACTTATTACACTCTAAGA ATATTGGGTCTAGATATATGTCGTGACACGTTTGTTGGAGATCAAATGAGACGAGGTATCTCCGGAGGACAAAAGAAACGTGTAACCACAG GGGAGATGCTTGTTGGACCAGCAAAAACTCTGTTTATGGATGAGATATCAACCGGTCTAGACAGTTCCACTACTTTTCAAATAGTCAAGTGCTTACAACAAGTTGTACACCTCACCGACTCCACCATCTTCATGTCTCTACTACAACCCGCACCTGAGACATATGATCTTTTCGATGACATCATCCTACTATCTGAGGGTCAAATCGTTTATCAAGGACCACGTGACAATATCCTTGAATTCTTCGAAGCTTGTGGATTCGTGTGTCCCGAAAGAAAGGGTACTGCTGACTTCTTACAAGAG GTGACATCTAAAAAGGATCAAGAACAATATTGGGCAGATAAAAATAGACCATATAGATACATATCAGTCACTGAATTTTCGAAGCGATTCAAGCATTTCCATGTGGGGGAGAAGTTGAAAAATGAGTTGTCAGTTCCATACGATAAAAGCAAAAGCCATCAAGCTGCTTTAGTTTTCAAAAAATACTTGGTCCCCAAAATGGAGCTTCTCAAAGCTTCATGGGATAAGGAGTGGTTACTAATGAAGAGAAATGCGTTCATATACGTTTTCAAGTCTATACAAATCGTGTTTATAGGATTTATCACCATGACATTGTATTTTAGGACAACTATGCACCAAAGAGATGAACAAGATGGTCGAATCTATGTAGGGGCACTTTTGAATAGTTTGCTCATAAACATGTTTAATGGGCTTGCTGATCTTTCATTAGTTATCATGAGGCTTCCTGTTGTTTACAAGCAAAGGGACCTCATGTTTCACCCTTCATGGGCTTTCACTCTTCCATCTTTCTTGCTTCGTATTCCTATATCTGTGCTAGAGAGTATTGTGTGGTGTGGCATCTATTACTATGGAGTTGATCTTGCCCCTGATGCTTCAAg GTTCTTCAAGCATCTTCTGTTGGTTTTCTTGATACAAAATGTGGCGTCAGGACTTTTTAGACTCATTGCTGGGGTTTGTAAAACAATGAATATTGCGAACACAGGTGGATCTGTTGTACTTCTTATGATATTTCTTTTGGGTGGTTTTATACTTCCTAAAACAAGTATTCCAAACTGGTGGGAGTGGGCTTACTGGATTTCGCCTCTTTCTTATGGATTCAAATCGTTCGCCATAAATGAGTTTCTTGGTTCTAGGTGGACAAGTAAAATG AGCTCGGACAATTCAACCAACTTGGGTTATGCAGTGTTAGAGAACCTCGACATCCCAACTAAAGAAAGCTCATATTGGATCGGTGCTGCTGCTCTTCTTGGTTTCACATTTCTCTTTAATTTCCTCTTCACTATTGCTCTCGCGTATTTAGACG CCCCTGGAAAACCACAAGCAATTATCTCCAAAGAAGAAGCTGCAGCCATGAATTTGGAAGATCAAGATACCAACGAACAATCAACATCGCATCATGCTAATGGAAATAAAGTCGCTTCTGATGTTACTAGTGTTGCTAAGAAAGGCATGGTTCTTCAATTTACTCCATATGCCATGTCATTCGACAAAATGAGCTATTTTGTTGATATGCCTTAT GAAATGAGAGAGCAAGGGGTGACAGAAAATAGGTTGCAATTACTTAGTCAAGTAACGGGTGCTTTTAGGCCTGGAGTCCTAACTGCATTGATGGGAGTAAGTGGAGCTGGAAAAACTACGCTAATGGATGTTTTAGCAGGAAGAAAAACTAGTGGTTATATCGAAGGAGACATAAGAATATCCGGATTCCCAAAAAACCAAGAAACATTTGCAAGAATCTCTGGATATTGTGAGCAAACAGATATCCACTCTCCCACAATCACTGTTCACGAGTCTTTAATCTACTCTGCTTTCCTTCGACTCCCAAAAGAAGTCAGCAAGGAAGATAAAATG ACTTTTGTGGGTGAAGTAATGGAGCTAGTTGAACTAGACAACATCAAGGATGCGATAGTGGGACTTCCAGGAGTTAGTGGTTTATCAACAGAGCAAAGAAAGAGGCTAACAATTGCAGTGGAGCTTGTTGCTAATCCTTCAATTATTTTCATGGATGAACCGACTTCTGGGCTTGATGCAAGAGCAGCTGCCATTGTTATGAGGGCTGTAAGAAACACTGTGGACACAGGGAGAACGGTTGTTTGCACTATTCATCAGCCTAGCATTGATATCTTTGAATCGTTTGATGAGTTATTGTTATTGAAAAGAGGAGGAAAAGTTATCTATGCGGGACCCTTAGGCAGACATTCTCAAAGCATCATTGACTACTTTGAG GAAGTTCCTGGGGTTCCAAAGATCCCCGAAAAGTACAATCCAGCAACATGGATGTTGGAAGTCAGCTCTGGTGCTGCAGAGACGAGGCTCAACATTGATTTTGCTGAGCACTACAGTGGGTCATCTTTGCATCA GAGGAACAAGGAGATGGTGAAGGAGTTGAGTGTACCTCCTCCAGGTGCTGTAGATCTTCACTTTGAGACACAATATTCTCAATCAATGTGGGGACAATTCACATCTTGTCTATGGAAGATGTGGTGGAGTTACTGGCGAAATCCCGATTATAACCTTGTCCGTTTCTTCTTCACTTTACTTTGTGCACTCATGGTCGGGACAGTATTCTGGAAAATCGGAAACAAAAA GTCAAGTAGTAACGATTTGAGCACAACAATTGGGGCAATGTACGCGGCTATATTTTTTGTTGGTATTAACAATTCACAGACAGTACAACCGGTTGTTGCAACAGAAAGAACAGTCTTTTATCGTGAAAGAGCTGCTGGGATGTACTCCTCGCTACCATACGCCATGGCACAG GTGTTTGTTGAGATACCATATGTATTCATTCAAACGACATATTACACTTGCATTGTGTACACCATGGTTTCATTCGAATGGACAGCACCCAAATTCTTCTGGCTCTTTTTCATCAACTTCTTTTCGTTCCTTTACTTCACGTACTATGGAATGATGACTGTTTCCATTACACCAAACGAGCAAATCGCAGCCATATTCGCAGCTGGTTTCTACCTACTTTTTAACATTTTCTCAGGCTTTTATATCCCACAACCC aaaattcCCGGATGGTGGGTGTGGTACTACTGGATCTGCCCCATGGCGTGGACTGTGTACGGGTGCATTGTTTCGCAGTATCATGATGTGGATAGCACGATTACAGTGCCTGGCATGGCAACGGACCCCACCCTCACATCTTATCTTAATGACTACTATGGTTTTGAAATGGATTTCATGGGTCCCGTTGCTGCGGTTTTGATTGGTTTTTGTGTATTCTTTGCCTTCCTATATGCCACTTTCCTAAGGACAATGAACTTCCAGATGAGATAG